From one Culex quinquefasciatus strain JHB chromosome 3, VPISU_Cqui_1.0_pri_paternal, whole genome shotgun sequence genomic stretch:
- the LOC6035294 gene encoding elongation of very long chain fatty acids protein 7 isoform X2: MVELAADPRAKELPLMADPLPTCGLIICYLLWVLLIGPMYMRDRKPMDLRRVIIFYNLFQVLLSGYMFYEHLMAGWLRGYSFSCQTVDYDDGPLSRRMFNLCYVYYLSKLTEFADTVFFVLRKKQSQITDLHVYHHSLTPMEAWILTKFIAGGNATFPNIINNFVHVLMYFYYMLSAMGPRYQKYLWWKKYMTEVQIIQFILCIGHCINALVTGCPFPRFISTLLLINASIFLALFMNFYIQSYKRRPKAVVAGSTVEKVEEPVQEAPMEVKEVNNNTVESVELLEKQEKSDDVPVEELKHAEEVSEETCEESVVEELVEPALPKDVTEAVEGLRQRIVTLDELIPEDRPSRVEEVTK, from the exons ATGGTGGAATTAGCTGCTG ACCCCCGCGCCAAGGAGCTGCCCCTGATGGCCGACCCGCTGCCCACGTGTGGCCTGATCATCTGTTACCTGCTTTGGGTCCTGCTGATCGGTCCGATGTACATGCGCGACCGGAAGCCCATGGACCTGCGGCGTGTCATCATCTTCTACAACCTGTTCCAGGTGCTCCTCAGCGGGTACATGTTTTACGAG CACTTGATGGCGGGATGGTTGCGAGGGTACAGCTTCTCGTGCCAAACGGTGGACTACGACGATGGACCCCTATCCAGGAGG ATGTTCAACCTGTGCTACGTGTACTACCTGTCCAAGCTGACCGAGTTTGCGGACACGGTGTTCTTTGTGCTGCGGAAAAAGCAGTCCCAGATTACGGACCTGCACGTGTACCACCACTCGCTGACACCGATGGAGGCCTGGATTCTGACCAAATTTATCGCCG GTGGCAACGCGACCTTCCCCAATATCATCAACAACTTTGTGCACGTGCTGATGTACTTTTACTACATGCTGTCGGCGATGGGACCCCGCTACCAGAAGTACCTCTGGTGGAAGAAGTACATGACCGAGGTGCAAATC ATCCAGTTCATCCTGTGCATCGGCCACTGCATCAACGCCCTGGTCACCGGATGTCCCTTCCCGCGGTTCATCTCGACGCTGCTGCTCATCAACGCGTCCATCTTCCTGGCGCTGTTCATGAACTTTTACATCCAGAGCTACAAACGAAGACCGAAGGCCGTCGTGGCGGGTTCGACGGTGGAAAAGGTGGAAGAACCGGTCCAGGAAGCGCCGATGGAGGTTAAAGAAGTCAACAACAATACCGTTGAGTCGGTTGAGCTGCTGGAAAAGCAGGAGAAATCCGACGATGTTCCTGTGGAGGAATTGAAGCATGCCGAGGAAGTTAGTGAAGAGACTTGCGAGGAATCCGTTGTGGAAGAGTTGGTGGAGCCTGCCCTTCCAAAGGATGTTACGGAAGCAGTTGAAGGCCTGCGTCAGAGGATAGTTACGCTGGATGAACTTATTCCGGAAGATCGGCCCAGCAGGGTCGAGGAGGTCACCAAGTAA
- the LOC119769343 gene encoding uncharacterized protein LOC119769343, with amino-acid sequence MRAGPIGTELDILRGPTIGSSGRGIFSIVALQEVCWIGAEEVREYKRLGCRIYQSRGKKKRLGTAFIVLGEMLDRVIGWTPITDRMCVLRVKGRFFNISIINVHSPHSGSEDDEKDVGQEEEFRPVIGKFSAHVRTNENGLRLIDFATSKNMAVRSTCFQHNLRDKYTWRSPQGTESQIDHVVIDGRHFSDIIDVRTYRGANVDSDHYLVMVKMRQRLSLAKSVRYRRPPRLDLERLKLPEVASRYAHSLEAALPGRAAITNAAESTIGFVERGRRNDWFDEECRAILEEKNAARRAMLQYNLRDYEEAYGQKRRQQHQLFREKVRHHEELEFEDMEQLHRSNETRKFYKKLNGSRQGFTPRVEMCRDKDGVILTDEREVIDRWKQHFDEHLNGTEAEAGVQDGRREDYIGAAGEGVEPVPTLREGDKLDCENYRAITILNAAYKVFSQILFSRLSPIAEDFVGSYQAGFVVGRSTTDQIFTVRQILQKCREYQVPTHHLFIDFKAAYDSVDREELWKIMDENGFPGKLIRLTRMTMDGSRCCVKISGAESDSFPSLGGLRQGDGISCLCFNVALEGVLRRAGFNMRGTIFSKSNQFICYADDMDIVGRTLKAVADAYTGLKRVAEKCSIYKSLIRPVVLYGHETWTMLEEDLRALSVFERRVLRTIFGGVFGNDGWRRRMNHELAQLYNEPSIRKVAKAGRLQWAGHVARMPERPEQLSQRNQRINPAKLVFVSEPVGTRRRGVQRARWVDQVENDLERVSAPQNWRQAAMDRACWRRIVQQAKLMV; translated from the exons ATGCGAGCCGGACCAATCGGCACGGAACTGGACATCTTACGAGGTCCCACGATTGGAAGCTCGGGACGTGGAATT TTCAGCATCGTAGCGTTGCAGGAGGTTTGCTGGATAGGCGCGGAAGAGGTACGAGAGTACAAAAGATTGGGTTGCAGAATCTACCAGAGCcgcggcaagaaaaagaggctcGGGACAGCCTTTATAGTGTTGGGCGAAATGCTCGATCGTGTGATTGGGTGGACCCCGATCACCGACCGAATGTGCGTGTTGAGGGTTAAGGGCCGTTTCTTCAACATCAGCATCAtaaacgtgcacagcccgcactcAGGAAGCGAAGATGACGAGAAGGAC GTTGGCCAGGAGGAGGAATTCAGACCGGTGATAGGAAAGTTTAGCGCCCACGTACGCACGAACGAAAACGGCCTGCGACTGATCGACTTCGCCACCTCCAAAAATATGGCCGTACGAAGTACCTGCTTCCAGCATAACCTCCGAGataagtacacctggagatcgcCACAAGGAACGGAAtcgcaaatcgaccacgtcgTAATCGACGGTAgacacttctccgacatcatcGACGTCAGGACCTATCGCGGCGCCAAcgtcgactcggaccactatcTGGTGATGGTGAAAATGCGCCAACGACTTTCCCTGGCGAAAAGCGTTCGGTACCGCCGCCCTCCGCGGCTGGATCTGGAGCGGCTTAAGTTACCGGAAGTCGCATCCCGGTACGCGCATTCGCTGGAGGCTGCGTTGCCAGGGAGG GCAGCCATCACCAACGCAGCGGAAAGCACCATCGGATTTGTGGAACGAGGACGACGGAACGattggttcgacgaggagtgtCGAGCGATTTTGGAGGAGAAGAATGCAGCACGGAGGGCAATGCTGCAGTATAATCTCCGTGATTACGAAGAGGCGTATGGACAGAAGCGAAGGCAGCAGCACCAGCTCTTCCGGGAGAAAGTGCGCCACCACGAAGAGTTGGAATTCGAGGACATGGAGCAGCTGCATCGCTCAAACGAGACGCGCAAGTTCTACAAAAAACTCAACGGATCCCGCCAAGGCTTCACGCCGCGAgtcgaaatgtgccgggataaagATGGAGTGATATTGACGGACGAGCGCGAGGTGATCgacaggtggaagcagcacttcgatgAACACCTGAATGGCACAGAAGCAGAGGCAGGGGTCCAAGACGGCAGAAGAGAGGACTACATCGGTGCAGCAGGAGAAGGTGTGGAGCCAGTTCCCACGctgagggaa GGGGACAAGTTAGATTGTGAGAACTACCGTGCCATCACAAtactcaacgcggcctacaaagtgtttTCCCAGATCCTCTTCAGCCGTCTATCGCCGATAGCAGAGGATTTTGTTGGAAGCTATCAAGCCGGATTCGTCGTGGGGAGATCGACGACCGACCAAATCTTCACTGTGcgacaaatcctccaaaagtgtcgcgagtaccaaGTCCCCACGCACCACCTATTCATCgacttcaaagccgcgtacgactcagtcgatcgcgaagagctatggaaaatAATGGACGaaaacggctttcccgggaagctgataaGACTGACCAGAATGACGATGGATGGTTCTAGGTGTTGTGTGAAGATATCGGGTGCGGAATCGGACTCGTTTCCTTCACTCGGGGGGCTTCGGCAAGGCGATGGGATTTCTTGCCTCTGTTTCAATGTGGCACTGGAAGGTGTTTTGAGACGAGCGGGCTTCAATATGCGGGGCACGATCTTCAGCAAGTCCAACCAATTCATCTGCTACGCCGACGatatggacattgtcggcagaacgcTCAAGGCGGTTGCTGATGCGTACACCGGCTTGAAGCGGGTAGCAGAAAAG TGTTCCATCTACAAgtcgctgataagaccggtcgtcctctacgggcacgagacgtggacaatGCTCGAGGAGGATCTACGAGCGCTAAGCGTATTCGAACGTCGAGTGCTCAGGACCATCTTCGGCGGCGTATTTGGGAACGACGGATGGCGGCGGAGAATGAACCACGAGCTTGCGCAGCTCTACAACGAACCAAGCATCCGGAAGGTCGCGAAGGCTGGACGGTTGCAGTGGGCGGGTCATGTTGCTAGGATGCCGGAGCGACCCGAGCAATTGAGCCAGCGGAACCAGAGGATCAACCCTGCGAAGTTGGTGTTTGTGTCGGAGCCGGTAGGAACAAGACGTAGGGGGGTGCAACGCGCGAGGTGGGTGGACCAAGTGGAGAACGATTTGGAGAGAGTGAGTGCCCCGCAAAACTGGAGACAAGCAGCCATGGACCGAGCTTGTTGGCGGAGAATCGTGCAGCAGGCCAAGCTAATGGTGTAG